The Paramisgurnus dabryanus chromosome 1, PD_genome_1.1, whole genome shotgun sequence genome includes a window with the following:
- the cpsf6 gene encoding cleavage and polyadenylation specificity factor subunit 6 isoform X1 — MADGVDHIDIYADVEEEFNNQESDYPVHEQIDLYDDVISPSANNGDAPEDRDYLDALPAPGGAEGTKGAPPNVVYTYTGKRIALYIGNLTWWTTDEDLTDAIRSIGINDVLEIKFFENRANGQSKGFALVCVGSDASSRKLMDLLSKRELHGQNPLVTPCNKQSLSQFEMQSRKSEQGTQSGQMSGEGKAGPPGGGLRAGFPPGRGRGRFPGPPGGGGDRFPGPVGPGGPPPHFPGMQGPPRPPSGPPGPPGPPGPPPHGQGLMPPLGGPPNRGDRPPPPVMFPGQFGQPPMGPMPPGPPPPGYCPPPGPPPPQQGPPPPGPFPPRPPGPLGPPLGLAPPPHMQGPPPGGPPPAPHVNPAFFPPPGNNNMPSSDNRGPPPGDPYGRPPYDRDYGPGGSNFRPPVVCGFEPWINEGLVDVKNPAQHLHNTSDQGDMDAARTPLSEAEFEEIMNRNRAISSSAISRAVSDASAADYGSAIETLVTAISLIKQSKVSADDRCKVLISSLQDCLHGIESKSYGSVSSRRERSRERDHSRSREKSRRHKSRSRDRHEDYYRERSRERDRHRERDRERDREREREYRHR; from the exons ATGGCGGACGGTGTTGACCACATCGATATTTACGCTGATGTTGAAGAGGAGTTTAATAATCAG GAATCAGATTATCCTGTTCATGAGCAGATTGACCTATATGATGATGTAATTTCACCATCTGCCAATAATGGGGATGCACCTGAAGATCGAGATTACCTGGATGCCCTACCTGCACCTGGAGGCGCTGAGGGTACCAAAGGGGCTCCGCCAAATGTCGTCTACACTTACACTGGCAAAAGAATTGCTCTGTACATAGGCAACCTCACATGG TGGACCACTGATGAGGATTTGACAGATGCTATTCGTTCGATAGGCATAAATGATGTGCTGGAGATCAAGTTTTTTGAGAACAGAGCAAATGGGCAGTCAAAAGG ATTTGCTCTGGTCTGTGTGGGTTCAGATGCCTCGTCCAGGAAGCTAATGGATTTGTTGTCAAAGCGTGAACTGCACGGACAGAACCCACTCGTCACCCCATGCAACAAGCAGTCGCTCAGCCAGTTTGAGATGCAGTCGCGAAAAAGTGAGCAAG GTACACAGTCTGGACAGATGTCTGGAGAGGGTAAAGCTGGGCCCCCAGGTGGGGGGCTGCGTGCTGGCTTTCCCCCTGGCAGGGGTCGAGGGCGCTTTCCAGGCCCACCTGGAGGTGGAGGTGATCGTTTTCCTGGGCCAGTTGGTCCTGGTGGGCCGCCTCCACACTTCCCAG GCATGCAAGGACCACCCCGTCCACCCTCTGGCCCTCCTGGGCCACCAGGACCCCCTGGCCCTCCACCACATGGACAAGGTCTGATGCCTCCTCTCGGTGGACCTCCTAACCGAGGGGACCGTCCCCCTCCACCAGTCATGTTTCCCGGTCAGTTTGGTCAACCTCCAATGGGTCCTATGCCACCTGGACCACCCCCACCAGGCTATTGCCCGCCACCAGGACCACCTCCCCCTCAACAGGGTCCGCCGCCTCCTGGGCCATTTCCTCCCCGTCCTCCTGGACCCTTAGGACCCCCTCTTGGCCTCGCTCCCCCACCTCACATGCAGGGACCTCCACCTGGAGGTCCACCACCTGCTCCTCACGTCAACCCGGCCTTCTTTCCTCCACCTGGAAACAACAACATGCCATCGTCTGACAACAGAGGGCCTCCACCTGGAGATCCGTACGGCCGCCCACCATATGACAGGGACTATGGCCCTGGTGGcag TAACTTCAGGCCCCCTGTAGTATGTGGCTTTGAGCCCTGGATAAACGAAGGGTTGGTTGATGTGAAAAACCCTGCTCAGCACTTGCACAATACAAGTGATCAAGG gGATATGGATGCAGCTCGTACTCCCCTGAGCGAAGCAGAGTTTGAGGAAATCATGAATCGAAACAGAGCAATCTCCAGCAGTGCCATTTCCAGGGCCGTATCAGATGCCAGCGCAG CTGATTACGGCAGTGCTATAGAGACTCTGGTGACGGCCATTTCTTTGATCAAGCAATCGAAGGTTTCTGCTGATGACCGCTGCAAGGTTCTCATCAGCTCGTTGCAGGACTGCTTGCATGGAATTGAGTCCAAATCCTATGGATCTGTTTCCAG TAGGCGGGAAAGGTCGAGGGAGAGAGACCACAGTCGCTCTCGTGAGAAGAGCCGCCGTCACAAGTCTCGCAGCCGTGACCGTCATGAAGACTATTACAGGGAGCGCAGTCGGGAGAGGGATCGCCATCGTGAGCGTGACCGTGAGAGAGACCGAGAGCGCGAGCGGGAATATCGCCACCGTTAG
- the cpsf6 gene encoding cleavage and polyadenylation specificity factor subunit 6 isoform X4: MADGVDHIDIYADVEEEFNNQESDYPVHEQIDLYDDVISPSANNGDAPEDRDYLDALPAPGGAEGTKGAPPNVVYTYTGKRIALYIGNLTWWTTDEDLTDAIRSIGINDVLEIKFFENRANGQSKGFALVCVGSDASSRKLMDLLSKRELHGQNPLVTPCNKQSLSQFEMQSRKSTQSGQMSGEGKAGPPGGGLRAGFPPGRGRGRFPGPPGGGGDRFPGPVGPGGPPPHFPGMQGPPRPPSGPPGPPGPPGPPPHGQGLMPPLGGPPNRGDRPPPPVMFPGQFGQPPMGPMPPGPPPPGYCPPPGPPPPQQGPPPPGPFPPRPPGPLGPPLGLAPPPHMQGPPPGGPPPAPHVNPAFFPPPGNNNMPSSDNRGPPPGDPYGRPPYDRDYGPGGRDMDAARTPLSEAEFEEIMNRNRAISSSAISRAVSDASAADYGSAIETLVTAISLIKQSKVSADDRCKVLISSLQDCLHGIESKSYGSVSSRRERSRERDHSRSREKSRRHKSRSRDRHEDYYRERSRERDRHRERDRERDREREREYRHR, from the exons ATGGCGGACGGTGTTGACCACATCGATATTTACGCTGATGTTGAAGAGGAGTTTAATAATCAG GAATCAGATTATCCTGTTCATGAGCAGATTGACCTATATGATGATGTAATTTCACCATCTGCCAATAATGGGGATGCACCTGAAGATCGAGATTACCTGGATGCCCTACCTGCACCTGGAGGCGCTGAGGGTACCAAAGGGGCTCCGCCAAATGTCGTCTACACTTACACTGGCAAAAGAATTGCTCTGTACATAGGCAACCTCACATGG TGGACCACTGATGAGGATTTGACAGATGCTATTCGTTCGATAGGCATAAATGATGTGCTGGAGATCAAGTTTTTTGAGAACAGAGCAAATGGGCAGTCAAAAGG ATTTGCTCTGGTCTGTGTGGGTTCAGATGCCTCGTCCAGGAAGCTAATGGATTTGTTGTCAAAGCGTGAACTGCACGGACAGAACCCACTCGTCACCCCATGCAACAAGCAGTCGCTCAGCCAGTTTGAGATGCAGTCGCGAAAAA GTACACAGTCTGGACAGATGTCTGGAGAGGGTAAAGCTGGGCCCCCAGGTGGGGGGCTGCGTGCTGGCTTTCCCCCTGGCAGGGGTCGAGGGCGCTTTCCAGGCCCACCTGGAGGTGGAGGTGATCGTTTTCCTGGGCCAGTTGGTCCTGGTGGGCCGCCTCCACACTTCCCAG GCATGCAAGGACCACCCCGTCCACCCTCTGGCCCTCCTGGGCCACCAGGACCCCCTGGCCCTCCACCACATGGACAAGGTCTGATGCCTCCTCTCGGTGGACCTCCTAACCGAGGGGACCGTCCCCCTCCACCAGTCATGTTTCCCGGTCAGTTTGGTCAACCTCCAATGGGTCCTATGCCACCTGGACCACCCCCACCAGGCTATTGCCCGCCACCAGGACCACCTCCCCCTCAACAGGGTCCGCCGCCTCCTGGGCCATTTCCTCCCCGTCCTCCTGGACCCTTAGGACCCCCTCTTGGCCTCGCTCCCCCACCTCACATGCAGGGACCTCCACCTGGAGGTCCACCACCTGCTCCTCACGTCAACCCGGCCTTCTTTCCTCCACCTGGAAACAACAACATGCCATCGTCTGACAACAGAGGGCCTCCACCTGGAGATCCGTACGGCCGCCCACCATATGACAGGGACTATGGCCCTGGTGGcag gGATATGGATGCAGCTCGTACTCCCCTGAGCGAAGCAGAGTTTGAGGAAATCATGAATCGAAACAGAGCAATCTCCAGCAGTGCCATTTCCAGGGCCGTATCAGATGCCAGCGCAG CTGATTACGGCAGTGCTATAGAGACTCTGGTGACGGCCATTTCTTTGATCAAGCAATCGAAGGTTTCTGCTGATGACCGCTGCAAGGTTCTCATCAGCTCGTTGCAGGACTGCTTGCATGGAATTGAGTCCAAATCCTATGGATCTGTTTCCAG TAGGCGGGAAAGGTCGAGGGAGAGAGACCACAGTCGCTCTCGTGAGAAGAGCCGCCGTCACAAGTCTCGCAGCCGTGACCGTCATGAAGACTATTACAGGGAGCGCAGTCGGGAGAGGGATCGCCATCGTGAGCGTGACCGTGAGAGAGACCGAGAGCGCGAGCGGGAATATCGCCACCGTTAG
- the cpsf6 gene encoding cleavage and polyadenylation specificity factor subunit 6 isoform X3, which translates to MADGVDHIDIYADVEEEFNNQESDYPVHEQIDLYDDVISPSANNGDAPEDRDYLDALPAPGGAEGTKGAPPNVVYTYTGKRIALYIGNLTWWTTDEDLTDAIRSIGINDVLEIKFFENRANGQSKGFALVCVGSDASSRKLMDLLSKRELHGQNPLVTPCNKQSLSQFEMQSRKSEQGTQSGQMSGEGKAGPPGGGLRAGFPPGRGRGRFPGPPGGGGDRFPGPVGPGGPPPHFPGMQGPPRPPSGPPGPPGPPGPPPHGQGLMPPLGGPPNRGDRPPPPVMFPGQFGQPPMGPMPPGPPPPGYCPPPGPPPPQQGPPPPGPFPPRPPGPLGPPLGLAPPPHMQGPPPGGPPPAPHVNPAFFPPPGNNNMPSSDNRGPPPGDPYGRPPYDRDYGPGGRDMDAARTPLSEAEFEEIMNRNRAISSSAISRAVSDASAADYGSAIETLVTAISLIKQSKVSADDRCKVLISSLQDCLHGIESKSYGSVSSRRERSRERDHSRSREKSRRHKSRSRDRHEDYYRERSRERDRHRERDRERDREREREYRHR; encoded by the exons ATGGCGGACGGTGTTGACCACATCGATATTTACGCTGATGTTGAAGAGGAGTTTAATAATCAG GAATCAGATTATCCTGTTCATGAGCAGATTGACCTATATGATGATGTAATTTCACCATCTGCCAATAATGGGGATGCACCTGAAGATCGAGATTACCTGGATGCCCTACCTGCACCTGGAGGCGCTGAGGGTACCAAAGGGGCTCCGCCAAATGTCGTCTACACTTACACTGGCAAAAGAATTGCTCTGTACATAGGCAACCTCACATGG TGGACCACTGATGAGGATTTGACAGATGCTATTCGTTCGATAGGCATAAATGATGTGCTGGAGATCAAGTTTTTTGAGAACAGAGCAAATGGGCAGTCAAAAGG ATTTGCTCTGGTCTGTGTGGGTTCAGATGCCTCGTCCAGGAAGCTAATGGATTTGTTGTCAAAGCGTGAACTGCACGGACAGAACCCACTCGTCACCCCATGCAACAAGCAGTCGCTCAGCCAGTTTGAGATGCAGTCGCGAAAAAGTGAGCAAG GTACACAGTCTGGACAGATGTCTGGAGAGGGTAAAGCTGGGCCCCCAGGTGGGGGGCTGCGTGCTGGCTTTCCCCCTGGCAGGGGTCGAGGGCGCTTTCCAGGCCCACCTGGAGGTGGAGGTGATCGTTTTCCTGGGCCAGTTGGTCCTGGTGGGCCGCCTCCACACTTCCCAG GCATGCAAGGACCACCCCGTCCACCCTCTGGCCCTCCTGGGCCACCAGGACCCCCTGGCCCTCCACCACATGGACAAGGTCTGATGCCTCCTCTCGGTGGACCTCCTAACCGAGGGGACCGTCCCCCTCCACCAGTCATGTTTCCCGGTCAGTTTGGTCAACCTCCAATGGGTCCTATGCCACCTGGACCACCCCCACCAGGCTATTGCCCGCCACCAGGACCACCTCCCCCTCAACAGGGTCCGCCGCCTCCTGGGCCATTTCCTCCCCGTCCTCCTGGACCCTTAGGACCCCCTCTTGGCCTCGCTCCCCCACCTCACATGCAGGGACCTCCACCTGGAGGTCCACCACCTGCTCCTCACGTCAACCCGGCCTTCTTTCCTCCACCTGGAAACAACAACATGCCATCGTCTGACAACAGAGGGCCTCCACCTGGAGATCCGTACGGCCGCCCACCATATGACAGGGACTATGGCCCTGGTGGcag gGATATGGATGCAGCTCGTACTCCCCTGAGCGAAGCAGAGTTTGAGGAAATCATGAATCGAAACAGAGCAATCTCCAGCAGTGCCATTTCCAGGGCCGTATCAGATGCCAGCGCAG CTGATTACGGCAGTGCTATAGAGACTCTGGTGACGGCCATTTCTTTGATCAAGCAATCGAAGGTTTCTGCTGATGACCGCTGCAAGGTTCTCATCAGCTCGTTGCAGGACTGCTTGCATGGAATTGAGTCCAAATCCTATGGATCTGTTTCCAG TAGGCGGGAAAGGTCGAGGGAGAGAGACCACAGTCGCTCTCGTGAGAAGAGCCGCCGTCACAAGTCTCGCAGCCGTGACCGTCATGAAGACTATTACAGGGAGCGCAGTCGGGAGAGGGATCGCCATCGTGAGCGTGACCGTGAGAGAGACCGAGAGCGCGAGCGGGAATATCGCCACCGTTAG
- the yeats4 gene encoding YEATS domain-containing protein 4, giving the protein MFKRMAEFGPDSGGRVKGVTIVKPIVFGNVARYFGKKREEDGHTHQWTVYVKPYRNEDMSAYVKKIQFKLHESYGNPLRVVTKPPYEITETGWGEFEIIIKIFFIDPNERPVTLYHLLKLFQSDSSAMPKKTVVSEFYDEMIFQDPTAMMQQLLNTTRQLTLGAYKHETEFAELELRTREKLEAAKKKTSQEITELKERLKASRENINFLKGEIRRMEEDDHLKEH; this is encoded by the exons ATGTTTAAAAGGATGGCTGAATTTGGTCCAGATTCGGGGGGACGGGTAAAG GGAGTGACTATCGTGAAACCGATCGTGTTTGGAAATGTTGCACGGTATTTTGGCAAGAAAAGAGAAGAAGACGGTCACACTCATCAGTGGACTGTTTATGTCAAGCCATACAGAAATGAG GACATGTCTGCTTATGTCAAAAAAATTCAGTTTAAACTGCATGAAAGCTATGGGAATCCTTTAAGAG TGGTTACAAAGCCACCATACGAGATAACAGAGACTGGCTGGGGCGAGTTTGAAATCATTATCAAAATCTTCTTCATTGATCCAAATGAGAGACCA gTCACCCTGTATCACCTTCTGAAGCTTTTCCAGTCAGACTCGAGTGCCATGCCAAAGAAGACTGTTGTATCCGAGTTCTATGATGAGATG ATATTTCAAGACCCGACAGCCATGATGCAACAGCTTCTTAACACAACCAGACAGTTGACGCTAGGGGCGTACAAACACGAGACAGAGT TTGCAGAGCTGGAATTAAGAACACGAGAAAAATTAGAAGCGGCAAAGAAGAAGACGAGCCAGGAGATCACAGAGCTTAAGGAACGATTGAAAGCCTCCAGAGAAAACATTAACTTTCTCAAGGGAGAGATACGCCGAATGGAAGAGGATGACCACCTAAAAGAACATTAG
- the cpsf6 gene encoding cleavage and polyadenylation specificity factor subunit 6 isoform X2: protein MADGVDHIDIYADVEEEFNNQESDYPVHEQIDLYDDVISPSANNGDAPEDRDYLDALPAPGGAEGTKGAPPNVVYTYTGKRIALYIGNLTWWTTDEDLTDAIRSIGINDVLEIKFFENRANGQSKGFALVCVGSDASSRKLMDLLSKRELHGQNPLVTPCNKQSLSQFEMQSRKSTQSGQMSGEGKAGPPGGGLRAGFPPGRGRGRFPGPPGGGGDRFPGPVGPGGPPPHFPGMQGPPRPPSGPPGPPGPPGPPPHGQGLMPPLGGPPNRGDRPPPPVMFPGQFGQPPMGPMPPGPPPPGYCPPPGPPPPQQGPPPPGPFPPRPPGPLGPPLGLAPPPHMQGPPPGGPPPAPHVNPAFFPPPGNNNMPSSDNRGPPPGDPYGRPPYDRDYGPGGSNFRPPVVCGFEPWINEGLVDVKNPAQHLHNTSDQGDMDAARTPLSEAEFEEIMNRNRAISSSAISRAVSDASAADYGSAIETLVTAISLIKQSKVSADDRCKVLISSLQDCLHGIESKSYGSVSSRRERSRERDHSRSREKSRRHKSRSRDRHEDYYRERSRERDRHRERDRERDREREREYRHR from the exons ATGGCGGACGGTGTTGACCACATCGATATTTACGCTGATGTTGAAGAGGAGTTTAATAATCAG GAATCAGATTATCCTGTTCATGAGCAGATTGACCTATATGATGATGTAATTTCACCATCTGCCAATAATGGGGATGCACCTGAAGATCGAGATTACCTGGATGCCCTACCTGCACCTGGAGGCGCTGAGGGTACCAAAGGGGCTCCGCCAAATGTCGTCTACACTTACACTGGCAAAAGAATTGCTCTGTACATAGGCAACCTCACATGG TGGACCACTGATGAGGATTTGACAGATGCTATTCGTTCGATAGGCATAAATGATGTGCTGGAGATCAAGTTTTTTGAGAACAGAGCAAATGGGCAGTCAAAAGG ATTTGCTCTGGTCTGTGTGGGTTCAGATGCCTCGTCCAGGAAGCTAATGGATTTGTTGTCAAAGCGTGAACTGCACGGACAGAACCCACTCGTCACCCCATGCAACAAGCAGTCGCTCAGCCAGTTTGAGATGCAGTCGCGAAAAA GTACACAGTCTGGACAGATGTCTGGAGAGGGTAAAGCTGGGCCCCCAGGTGGGGGGCTGCGTGCTGGCTTTCCCCCTGGCAGGGGTCGAGGGCGCTTTCCAGGCCCACCTGGAGGTGGAGGTGATCGTTTTCCTGGGCCAGTTGGTCCTGGTGGGCCGCCTCCACACTTCCCAG GCATGCAAGGACCACCCCGTCCACCCTCTGGCCCTCCTGGGCCACCAGGACCCCCTGGCCCTCCACCACATGGACAAGGTCTGATGCCTCCTCTCGGTGGACCTCCTAACCGAGGGGACCGTCCCCCTCCACCAGTCATGTTTCCCGGTCAGTTTGGTCAACCTCCAATGGGTCCTATGCCACCTGGACCACCCCCACCAGGCTATTGCCCGCCACCAGGACCACCTCCCCCTCAACAGGGTCCGCCGCCTCCTGGGCCATTTCCTCCCCGTCCTCCTGGACCCTTAGGACCCCCTCTTGGCCTCGCTCCCCCACCTCACATGCAGGGACCTCCACCTGGAGGTCCACCACCTGCTCCTCACGTCAACCCGGCCTTCTTTCCTCCACCTGGAAACAACAACATGCCATCGTCTGACAACAGAGGGCCTCCACCTGGAGATCCGTACGGCCGCCCACCATATGACAGGGACTATGGCCCTGGTGGcag TAACTTCAGGCCCCCTGTAGTATGTGGCTTTGAGCCCTGGATAAACGAAGGGTTGGTTGATGTGAAAAACCCTGCTCAGCACTTGCACAATACAAGTGATCAAGG gGATATGGATGCAGCTCGTACTCCCCTGAGCGAAGCAGAGTTTGAGGAAATCATGAATCGAAACAGAGCAATCTCCAGCAGTGCCATTTCCAGGGCCGTATCAGATGCCAGCGCAG CTGATTACGGCAGTGCTATAGAGACTCTGGTGACGGCCATTTCTTTGATCAAGCAATCGAAGGTTTCTGCTGATGACCGCTGCAAGGTTCTCATCAGCTCGTTGCAGGACTGCTTGCATGGAATTGAGTCCAAATCCTATGGATCTGTTTCCAG TAGGCGGGAAAGGTCGAGGGAGAGAGACCACAGTCGCTCTCGTGAGAAGAGCCGCCGTCACAAGTCTCGCAGCCGTGACCGTCATGAAGACTATTACAGGGAGCGCAGTCGGGAGAGGGATCGCCATCGTGAGCGTGACCGTGAGAGAGACCGAGAGCGCGAGCGGGAATATCGCCACCGTTAG
- the frs2a gene encoding fibroblast growth factor receptor substrate 2a has protein sequence MGSCLSCPEKEIDPNHHNKFKVINVDDDGNELGSGVMELTEEDLILHTRKRDAVKWPYLCLRRYGYDSNLFSFESGRRCQTGQGIFAFKCARAEEIFNMLQDIMHNNSISVVEEPVLEPEPPVTPHTPTTLGYSVPTVANGIGRYPSFGDASSRPSSRHPSVGSARLPSVGEESTHPLLLNDETVHTYVNTTGLQEERCSFSSGRTPLELRPSYSEDPVPVSPNEVEPQVVLEPEGAKFVLGPTPVQRQLLLKEDRPLEQDLGATGSNVQPNGSPVKTVNGCTGPAADCDTGYDSDDRKEASHEQHNGSAPPFSSGAKRIRPPMPLPDPHNANNSAQRRTALLYYENLPALPPVWEARKHYSVPQDQEELKSPSLNGFHSLDPQHNYVNTENVTMPLSAHKLRDSGTQATVFNFDFRRLGVGDPLRQLNYIEVEMDKVSDSSGPHTPKTPTTPLPATPTRRTELYAVIDIERTAAMSNLQKAQPRDDGTSRKTRHNSTDLPM, from the exons ATGGGGAGCTGTTTAAGCTGTCCCGAGAAAGAGATcgaccccaaccatcacaacaAGTTCAAG GTGATAAACGTGGATGATGATGGCAATGAACTGGGCTCAGGAGTGATGGAGTTAACTGAGGAAGACCTCATTCTCCATACACGCAAGCGAGATGCTGTCAAGTGGCCGTACCTCTGTCTGCGTCGCTATGGTTACGACTCCAACCTCTTCTCGTTTGAGAGTGGCCGGCGCTGTCAGACCGGTCAAG GGATATTTGCATTTAAGTGCGCACGGGCCGAGGAGATCTTCAACATGCTGCAGGACATCATGCACAACAACAGCATCAGTGTTGTAGAAGAACCTGTGCTAGAACCAGAACCTCCAGTCACACCCCACACTCCCACCA CTTTGGGTTACTCTGTCCCGACGGTAGCTAATGGAATTGGGCGGTACCCGTCATTCGGTGACGCCTCCTCGAGACCTTCCAGCCGACACCCATCAGTGGGCAGTGCTAGGTTACCATCTGTAGGGGAGGAGTCGACGCATCCGCTGCTGCTCAATGACGAGACG GTGCACACTTATGTCAACACGACGGGTCTCCAAGAGGAGCGGTGCAGTTTTAGTAGTGGCCGCACCCCTCTGGAGCTCCGACCCTCTTATTCAGAAGACCCGGTCCCAGTTTCTCCTAATGAAGTTGAGCCACAGGTAGTTTTGGAGCCGGAGGGTGCCAAGTTTGTTTTAGGCCCCACTCCTGTACAGCGGCAATTGCTGCTAAAAGAAGACAGACCACTCGAGCAGGACTTAGGAGCGACCGGCTCCAACGTACAACCCAACGGCTCtccagtaaagactgtgaacGGTTGCACGGGACCCGCTGCGGACTGCGATACCGGTTACGACAGTGACGATCGCAAGGAGGCGTCCCACGAGCAGCACAACGGTTCAGCCCCTCCCTTTTCCTCCGGTGCGAAACGCATAAGGCCTCCGATGCCTCTCCCTGACCCCCATAACGCCAATAATTCTGCTCAGAGGCGGACTGCGCTGCTCTACTACGAGAACCTGCCGGCGCTGCCGCCCGTGTGGGAGGCTCGTAAACATTATAGCGTGCCGCAGGACCAGGAGGAACTCAAATCGCCCTCTCTTAACGGATTTCATTCCTTAGATCCGCAGCACAACTACGTTAACACGGAAAACGTCACGATGCCCCTCAGCGCGCACAAGCTGCGGGACTCCGGCACACAGGCCACCGTTTTTAACTTTGACTTTCGAAGGCTCGGGGTGGGCGACCCGCTCCGGCAGCTTAACTACATCGAGGTGGAGATGGACAAAGTGTCAGACTCTAGCGGACCCCATACCCCGAAAACTCCCACGACGCCCTTACCGGCCACACCCACGCGCCGGACAGAACTGTACGCCGTTATAGACATCGAGCGCACGGCCGCCATGTCAAACCTACAGAAAGCACAGCCACGAGATGACGGTACGTCCAGGAAAACACGACACAACAGCACAGATCTGCCTATGTGA